The DNA window GCTCCGGATCCCTTCGTCGTTCCCGCTTCGGCGCGGCGCCATTTCTCCGGGCCGCGCGGCTCGCCCGTCCCTTCCGCGGCCACATCGCCGCCGCCGCGCTCGCGACCATGGTGCTCGCCGCGCTCCAGGCGGCCGAGCCCCTCCTGCTCAAACACATCTTCGACCGGATCGGCGCCCCGGACGCCGCGAAGGCGCTTCTCGCCGGGGCGCTCCTCCTTCTCGGGATCGGCGTCGCCCGCGAGCTGGGAGACGCGGTCGCGAACTGGCTCGTCTGGAGGACACGGCTCGGCATCCACGAGCGGCTCCTCGAGGAGACGGTCACGCGGCTCCATCACCTCCCCCTCGAGTACTACCGGAAGGACGCCGTCGGCGGCGTGCTCACGCGGCTCGACCGGAGCATCCAGGGTCTCGTGGAGGCCGTGACCAAGGTCCTCTTTCACGCGTTCCCCGCGGTCGTGTACCTCGTGCTCGCGGTGCTCGTGATGACCCGGCTCGACGGCAGGCTCGCCGCGCTCGTGCTCCTCTTCGCGCCCCTCCCCGCGCTCCTCCAGGCGCACGCCGCGCCGAACCAGATCCGGCGCGAGCGGGCGCTCCTCACGCGCTGGGCGTCCATCTACTCGCGGTTCGGGGAGGTGCTCGCGGGGATCGTGACCGTGCGAAGCTTCGGGATGGAGGAATCGGAGAAGCGGCGGTTCCTCTCGAGCGTGGCCGAGGCAAACCAGATCGTGGCGCGCGGCGTCGGACGCGACTCGGGCTTCAATGCCGCCGCGAACCTGACCGTGCTCGTGGCCCGGGTGGCCGCGGTCGCCGCGGGCGGGCTGCTCGCGATCCGGGGAGAGATCACGGTGGGCACGGTGGTCGCCTTCCTGGGGTACGTGGGCGGGCTCTTCGTCCCGGTGCAGGGCCTGAGCGGGATCTACCAGACGCTGCAGCGGGCCCGCGTGTCCCTGGAGGAGATCCTCGCGATCCTCGACGCGCCGGGGCGCGTGACCGATCGCCGCGGCGCGCGATCTCCGGCCCGGGCGCGCGGGGAGATCGAGCTCGAGGAGGTGCGGTTCTCGTACCATCCGGCGGCGCCTCCGGTCCTCGACGGCGTCACCCTTCGGGTCGCGCCCGGGGAGACCGTGGCGCTCGTGGGCCCGAGCGGTTCCGGCAAGTCCACCCTCGCCTCGCTCGTGCTTCGCCTCCACGAGGCGGAGCGGGGGACGGTGCGCGTCGACGGCATCGACATTCGCATGCTCCGGGAGCGCTGGATCCGCCGCCACGTGGCCGTCGTGCTTCAGGAGCCGCTCCTCTTCGACGACACGGTCGCCGCGAACATCGCGTATGGAAAGCCGGGCGCTTCGATGCGACAGATCGAGGCCGCGGCCCGCGCGGCGCACGCGCACGAGTTCATCTCGAGGCTCCCCGACGCCTACGGCACCCGGGTGGGCGAGCGCGGCGCCAGGCTCTCGGTGGGAGAGCGGCAGCGCGTGACGCTGGCGCGCGCGCTCGTGAAGGACGCGCCGATCCTCGTCCTGGACGAAGCGACGTCGGCGCTCGACGCCGAATCGGAGGCCCTCGTGCAGGAAGCCCTGGAGCGCCTGATGCGCGGCCGGAGCGTGCTCGTGATCGCGCACCGTCTCGCGACCGTGGCGCGGGCGGACCGGATCGCGGTGCTCGACGGCGGACGCGTGGCGGAGACGGGCACCCACTCGGAGCTGCTCCAGCGCGAAGGGATCTACGCGTCGCTCGTGCGGCGCCAGACCCGGGGATTGCTGCCGCTGCACCTTCCGGCGGGTCGAAGCGCCGCCTAGGCCGGCCATCCTCCGCCCAATTCGCATGAGCCGCGCAGCGCTGAGCGGCCCTTCGTTCTTGGGCTACCGCGCGTATCGCCGCGTCATCGCCGCGCAGAAGTCGGCGAACTCGGACACATCGCGCGGGGGGCTCGTGTGGTCCGGCTTCACGCCGCAGGACTCCGGGGTGAAGCAGAAGGTGAGCGTCACGTCGAAGTCCTCGAGCGCGCGCATCTGGCGGTCGAACCACGCGAGCGCGCCCGGGCGCAGACTGTCGGCCCAGCTCAGACCCGTGCGAAGGTGCCGCACGCCGAGCCGCTTCAGCCAGCGCGCCATGTCGTCGAGCCGCGGATCCTCGAAGTGGATCCACTGGCAGATTCCGAGGTCGGGCACGTGCCGCTCGAACTCGCGAAGCGCGAGCTTGGGCGTGCCGTCCTCCCGCAGGAGTCCCATGTAGAAGTGCCGGTAGTAGGACGATCCCTCCGCTTCACGGTGCCGCGTCGTCGCCGGCCACGCCTTCGGAAGGTCGTAGAGGCTGTACCAGTGGACGCGGGGGCTCCGGCCGCGCAGGAGCTCCGCGGTGCGGCGGAGCCCGAACTCCTGCACCTCCTCGGCGCCGAAGGTGGACACCCCCACCTCCGAGATCCACACCGGGAGGTCGGTCACCGCGCGGACGGCGGCGAGACGCTCCGGCCACTCGTGAATCGACCAGTGATTCCAGTCGAGGGGGAATCCGTGCACGGCCACCGCGTCGACGGAGTCGAGCGCGCCCTGCCGTTCCATGCGCCGGATGAACTCCGGATCGATGGGCGAGATGCCTCCGAGCACTCGGGTGAGCCGAGGCGCCTCGGATCGCACGGCGTCCGACGCCGCGCGCGCCATGCGCGAGAAGACCGCCCACTCGGGGTCGGCCTCGAAATCCCAGTGGGAGAGATTGTTGGGCTCGTTCCAGATCATCACGGAGTCGATCACGCCGCGCCTCCGTTCCCGTGCAGGTCGAGGTTCAGGAGCCCGATCGCCTCGCGGTATCCGTGGAGCGTTCCCACGTCGATGTAGACCGAGCCCGCGCGCACTCCGCGGGCGCTCCCGCCGCCCGCGAGGTAGGCGTTCACGAGCGTTCCGAAATACTCGTCTCTCGGCTCGCGCGTCTTCCAGAGCGCATGGAGCCGGTGGAGCACGTGTCCGGGCATCGTGAACGCGCCCCAGACCCACCCCGTGCGCGCGTCGGGGCACTTGACCTGCACTTCGAGCACGCGCGACGCGGCGTCGACGCGCACCGCGTCGAAGAGCTCGGGGTTCTCGACCGGGAAGAGGAGGAACGCGAGCTCGCCCTCGGGAAGCGAGGAGAGCCCGTGCTCGGGAAACCAGATCGTGTCCGGGAGCCCGACCGCGACGCGCTCCTCGTCGCCGATGAAGGGCGCGGCGCGAAAGATGGCGTCGCAGAGTCCGGCGGGCTCCGGCTGGACCGTGAAGCAGACGTGCGCCGGACCGATCCGGCCGCCGTAGTACTCCAGGATGTCCGATTTGCCCGGGGAGATGACGAAGCACAGGCGCGTCACCCCGGCGAGGAGCATTCGCTCCACGAGGTATTCGCTCACCGCGCGGGGCCGCTCCACTCCCTGGTCGACGCGGCTTCCGACCGGCAGCAGCTCCTTCGAGAAGGCGAGCGGCTGGATCCGGCTCCCGGCCCCCGCCGCGGGAATGATGCCCCACATGTCAGGCTCCTCCCTCCCCGGCCACGGCGCCGGCCGATTCGAGCAGGGAGACGAGCTCCGAGGCGCGCCGGTCGGCGGTGTGCTGCGCGAGCGCGCGCCGGCGCGCCGCGTCTCCGATCGCGTCGGACTCCGCGGGGCTCATGCGAAGCGCGCGCGCCACGTCCTCGGGGCCGTCGGCGAGGACGATCTCCGTTCCGGGCGTGAAGAACTCCTCCAGACCGCTCCAGCGATCCGTCAGAATCGCCGTCCCGCACGCCGCAGCTTCGAAGAGACGTCCCGAGGGGCAGTGTCCGGCCGCGAGCATGGGGCCCCGCGTGACGTTCAGCGTGAACCGGGACGAGCTGTAGAAGGCGGCGTGTTGCGGCGGTGGCACGTGACGGACATACCGGATGTTGGGCAGCCAGGGAAACTCGGCCGGATACTGGGATCCTCCGAGGACGAAGCGGCACTCCGGGAGTCGCCGCGCGGGCTCGAGAAAGAGACGCTCGAGCGCCTCCTGCCGGTCCTCGGAGTACGTCCCCAGATACGAGAGATCGCCTTCGAGGCGCGGGTCGCGCCGCGCGGGACGGTGCACGCACGGATCGACGCATCCATAGAGCGGCGCGACGCGACGGGCGCCGAGCCGTTCCCGGATCTCCTCCATCGCGGGCCCTCCCGCGTAGCTCAGGACGAGATCGAACGCCGCAAGCCCCTCGGAAGGGATGTACGCCACCGGCAGCCCCGTGCGAATCCTCTCGAGCGTCACGGGAGCGTCGAGATCGTAGAAGACGCGGGAGACCGAGCGGGGGGCCTGTCCCATCAGCGCGGCCGCTTCGATCGCGTCGGGACAGTACGACGTGACCACGGCCACGTCCGCGGTCCGCAGGGACTCGACGGCCCGATCCCGCACCGAGTCCCACGAATCGTAGAGCGTGAGGGACGCGCCGGGGGGGTGGGGAAGGTCGCGGTGCTCTCCGTAATAGGGTGTGTCCCGCTCCAGGAACTCGACGGCGTGTCCCTGGGCGTCCAGAGCCCGGCACAGCCCCCTCCACAGCGTGGCGTGGCCGTTCCCCCAGGACGAGCTGATCGTGAGCCCGAACACCACGAGATTCACGAATCGCGCCTCCCGTCAGAACTTCCGTCAGAACTTCTTTCACTTTTGTAGAACATTTTGCCCCCCGAAGGCATGGCCGGGTGGGGCTCGGGGCCGAGGACCGGCTACGAACCTTGTAGGTAGGTCGCGCCCCGCCCGACCGTTCGTACCGTGGCCTTGTCTATGCTTCCGCAAGGAACGTGCTCGCGATGGCCGCTCGGCCGCCGCGACGGGAAGCGCGGTCCGTGAGGGCCGTCGACAGCGGCTCGGACATCACGGAACGTGGTGAAGCGGGGGAGATGACAGAACGCCTCCAGACGGATCGCATGGGCCGGCCGATGACGTTTCTCATCGCCGGCGCCGCGGGCTTCATCGGAAGCCACCTGACGGAGCGCCTGCTCTCGCGCGGCCACACGGTGGTCGGGGTGGACAGCTTCATCACCGGAAGCTGGCGCAATCTCACTTCGCTGCTGGATCACCCGCGCTTCATCCTCCTGGAGCACGACGTCGTGGATCCCCTCGAGTGGGACGGCCCGCTCGACTGGATCCTCCACTTCGCGAGCCCTGCGTCGCCGCCGAGGTACCAGCAGAACCCGATCCAGACGCTGCGCAGCAATGCCGAAGGAACGTACCGGCTGCTCGAGCTCGCGCGCGCGAAGCGCGCGCGCTTCCTCTTCGCGAGCACGAGCGAGGTGTACGGCGATCCGGCGCAGCATCCGCAGCGGGAGGATTACTGGGGAAACGTGAATCCGGTGGGCGCCCGGAGCATGTACGACGAGGCGAAGCGGTACGGGGAGGCCATGGTCGTGAACTACCACCGCGCGCGCGGCCTCCCGGTGCGCGTCATCCGGATCTTCAACACCTATGGTCCGCGCATGCGTCAGGACGACGGCCGCGTCATCGTGAACTTCATCGGCCAGGCGCTGGCAGGACGTCCGCTCACCGTCTACGGCGACGGAACCCAGACGAGGAGCTTCCAGTTCATCGACGACCTGGTGGAGGGAGTCTGCCGTGTCCTGCGCACGAACTACTCGCAGCCCATCAACCTCGGCAACCCGGAGGAGTGCTCGATGCTCGAGCTGGCCAAGATCGTGCGCGAGCTGACGGGGAGCGATTCCTTGATCACGTACGAGCCCCTTCCGAAGGACGACCCCAAGCGGCGGCGTCCCGACATCTCGCTGGCCTCGTCGATTCTCGACTGGAGTCCCCGGTCCTCGCTGCGCGAGGGGCTCGCGGCGACGATCCGGTACTTCCAGGCGCTGATCGGGCTGGACGCGCTCCGCCCGGAGCCGGCGGCCTCGCCGGGCGCGGGCCCCATCGCGGGAGAGGAACTCGCGCAGGGGGCCGGAGGCTTCCCGGCCGCGCGGGGCCACGCTCGCGGCAGGAACGGATCGGCATGGCCCGCGCGCCCCCGCGGGAGTCAGACATGAGCGCGGAGCGCGTCCTCATCACCGGCGGCGCCGGCTTCATCGGTTCCCACCTCGCCGATCATCTCCTCGCGCGAGGGCACCGCGTGCGCGCGCTCGATTCGCTCGTGCCGCAGGTGCACGGGGAGAGCGGAACGCGTCCGTCCTATCTCCATCCGGACGTGGAGCTCCTCACGGGCGACGTGCGCGATCCGGTGGTCGTGCGCCGCGCGCTCACGGGGGTGGACTCCGTCGTGCACCTCGCCGCACGGGTGGGCGTGGGTCAGAGCATGTACCAGATCGCGGAGTACGTGTCCGCGAACGACATGGGATCCGCCGTGCTCCTCGAGGCGATCGCGGCGCACCCCGTGCGGCGCCTGGTCACCGCCTCGAGCATGAGCGTGTACGGGGAAGGGCTCTATGCCGACCCGGCCGGCAACCCCGTCGAG is part of the Candidatus Eisenbacteria bacterium genome and encodes:
- a CDS encoding glycosyltransferase — translated: MNLVVFGLTISSSWGNGHATLWRGLCRALDAQGHAVEFLERDTPYYGEHRDLPHPPGASLTLYDSWDSVRDRAVESLRTADVAVVTSYCPDAIEAAALMGQAPRSVSRVFYDLDAPVTLERIRTGLPVAYIPSEGLAAFDLVLSYAGGPAMEEIRERLGARRVAPLYGCVDPCVHRPARRDPRLEGDLSYLGTYSEDRQEALERLFLEPARRLPECRFVLGGSQYPAEFPWLPNIRYVRHVPPPQHAAFYSSSRFTLNVTRGPMLAAGHCPSGRLFEAAACGTAILTDRWSGLEEFFTPGTEIVLADGPEDVARALRMSPAESDAIGDAARRRALAQHTADRRASELVSLLESAGAVAGEGGA
- a CDS encoding sugar phosphate nucleotidyltransferase, with amino-acid sequence MWGIIPAAGAGSRIQPLAFSKELLPVGSRVDQGVERPRAVSEYLVERMLLAGVTRLCFVISPGKSDILEYYGGRIGPAHVCFTVQPEPAGLCDAIFRAAPFIGDEERVAVGLPDTIWFPEHGLSSLPEGELAFLLFPVENPELFDAVRVDAASRVLEVQVKCPDARTGWVWGAFTMPGHVLHRLHALWKTREPRDEYFGTLVNAYLAGGGSARGVRAGSVYIDVGTLHGYREAIGLLNLDLHGNGGAA
- a CDS encoding UDP-glucuronic acid decarboxylase family protein → MRAVDSGSDITERGEAGEMTERLQTDRMGRPMTFLIAGAAGFIGSHLTERLLSRGHTVVGVDSFITGSWRNLTSLLDHPRFILLEHDVVDPLEWDGPLDWILHFASPASPPRYQQNPIQTLRSNAEGTYRLLELARAKRARFLFASTSEVYGDPAQHPQREDYWGNVNPVGARSMYDEAKRYGEAMVVNYHRARGLPVRVIRIFNTYGPRMRQDDGRVIVNFIGQALAGRPLTVYGDGTQTRSFQFIDDLVEGVCRVLRTNYSQPINLGNPEECSMLELAKIVRELTGSDSLITYEPLPKDDPKRRRPDISLASSILDWSPRSSLREGLAATIRYFQALIGLDALRPEPAASPGAGPIAGEELAQGAGGFPAARGHARGRNGSAWPARPRGSQT
- a CDS encoding ABC transporter ATP-binding protein, which encodes MSRSRSGSLRRSRFGAAPFLRAARLARPFRGHIAAAALATMVLAALQAAEPLLLKHIFDRIGAPDAAKALLAGALLLLGIGVARELGDAVANWLVWRTRLGIHERLLEETVTRLHHLPLEYYRKDAVGGVLTRLDRSIQGLVEAVTKVLFHAFPAVVYLVLAVLVMTRLDGRLAALVLLFAPLPALLQAHAAPNQIRRERALLTRWASIYSRFGEVLAGIVTVRSFGMEESEKRRFLSSVAEANQIVARGVGRDSGFNAAANLTVLVARVAAVAAGGLLAIRGEITVGTVVAFLGYVGGLFVPVQGLSGIYQTLQRARVSLEEILAILDAPGRVTDRRGARSPARARGEIELEEVRFSYHPAAPPVLDGVTLRVAPGETVALVGPSGSGKSTLASLVLRLHEAERGTVRVDGIDIRMLRERWIRRHVAVVLQEPLLFDDTVAANIAYGKPGASMRQIEAAARAAHAHEFISRLPDAYGTRVGERGARLSVGERQRVTLARALVKDAPILVLDEATSALDAESEALVQEALERLMRGRSVLVIAHRLATVARADRIAVLDGGRVAETGTHSELLQREGIYASLVRRQTRGLLPLHLPAGRSAA
- a CDS encoding beta-xylosidase codes for the protein MIDSVMIWNEPNNLSHWDFEADPEWAVFSRMARAASDAVRSEAPRLTRVLGGISPIDPEFIRRMERQGALDSVDAVAVHGFPLDWNHWSIHEWPERLAAVRAVTDLPVWISEVGVSTFGAEEVQEFGLRRTAELLRGRSPRVHWYSLYDLPKAWPATTRHREAEGSSYYRHFYMGLLREDGTPKLALREFERHVPDLGICQWIHFEDPRLDDMARWLKRLGVRHLRTGLSWADSLRPGALAWFDRQMRALEDFDVTLTFCFTPESCGVKPDHTSPPRDVSEFADFCAAMTRRYAR